From a region of the Acidobacteriota bacterium genome:
- a CDS encoding DUF362 domain-containing protein has protein sequence MSRSVVSVIRSSPATVFADIAEACAQAGMAEALPPGATVILKDNISWHFPYLSANTTPWQLEGTVRALKALGRDDLVTVHNNTVVTDPYKGGRLNKLTPIYEKHGIEERFNFDRKDIRWVPYAPKTPTLALHKIYPGGIHIPEYFVGKSILHLPTVKTHIYTTTTGAIKNAFGGLLNTRRHYTHSWIHETLVDLLAIQKEIHAGIFCVMDGTICGSGPGPRTMQPVEKGLFLASADSVAIDAVAAKLMGFDPLAIPYIRLAHERGLGVGDPSGIDIRGVDVSGMNFGFRVGDNTASKVGHLLWFSPLKRIQWLCFHTPRVYLFVFGSYFYHDFLWWPVKGRKIQRRLRKDSAWARFFDSYPDPPAPPPAP, from the coding sequence ATGTCCCGGTCCGTCGTCAGCGTGATCCGTTCCTCCCCCGCCACCGTCTTCGCGGACATTGCCGAGGCCTGCGCGCAGGCCGGCATGGCCGAGGCCCTGCCGCCCGGGGCGACCGTCATTCTCAAAGACAACATTTCCTGGCATTTCCCCTACCTTTCCGCCAACACCACGCCCTGGCAGCTCGAGGGGACCGTCCGGGCGCTGAAAGCCCTGGGGCGGGACGACCTCGTCACCGTCCACAACAACACGGTGGTCACCGACCCCTACAAGGGCGGGCGGCTGAACAAGCTGACGCCCATCTACGAAAAGCACGGCATCGAGGAACGGTTCAACTTCGACCGGAAGGACATCCGGTGGGTGCCCTACGCGCCGAAGACGCCGACCCTGGCGCTGCACAAGATCTACCCCGGGGGGATCCACATCCCGGAGTACTTCGTCGGCAAGAGCATCCTCCACCTGCCCACGGTGAAGACCCACATCTACACCACCACCACCGGCGCCATCAAGAACGCCTTCGGCGGCCTGCTCAACACCCGCCGGCACTACACCCACTCCTGGATCCACGAGACCCTGGTGGACCTCCTGGCCATCCAGAAAGAGATCCACGCCGGGATCTTCTGCGTGATGGACGGGACGATCTGCGGTTCCGGCCCCGGCCCCCGCACCATGCAGCCCGTGGAGAAGGGCCTCTTCCTCGCCTCGGCGGACTCCGTGGCCATCGACGCCGTCGCCGCGAAGCTCATGGGTTTCGACCCGCTCGCCATCCCGTACATCCGCCTGGCCCACGAGCGCGGCCTCGGGGTGGGCGACCCGTCGGGCATCGACATCCGGGGGGTCGACGTCTCGGGCATGAACTTCGGGTTCCGGGTCGGGGACAACACCGCCAGCAAGGTGGGACACCTGCTCTGGTTCAGCCCCCTCAAGCGCATACAGTGGCTCTGTTTCCACACGCCGCGGGTCTACCTCTTCGTCTTCGGGTCCTACTTCTACCACGATTTCCTCTGGTGGCCGGTCAAGGGGCGCAAGATCCAGAGGAGGTTGCGGAAGGACAGCGCCTGGGCGCGGTTCTTCGATTCCTACCCGGACCCGCCCGCGCCCCCGCCCGCCCCGTGA
- a CDS encoding diguanylate cyclase — MRGPAAATAPQRQRRLIAAALGLVLLAAVGALPAQTPYTRTFSTREGLIQYSASIIVQDERGYLWFGTESGLSRFNGSSFHNFSYRNGFVNAPVISLLAAGPDVYAVSTTGDVFRADFDVMRKLPVQGKVLYLFKDTHEAVWLLATDRIARLDGSKSFPRPALGREVGESEPQSVKFQETLFLSIGENLYIFDGDRGLVPYFRFPTRVMDLLALPDGRLGVVLEHSCEALEPIGTTVTFYKPEEGTRLTCGSTDGESVCLATDRGRLVILREGKVRALSSGLPDNSVMDVLYDYEGNLWAGLDSGGVLLLPRTKFLSFTARDGVGTGDVFFVSVDRGRGGIWAGTRNGGICHIDDAYAVHPWTEARGLPSNKVRGFYMTASNDLLVGTVNGIGIIRPDDTLRRLPFSEGKTFRAFAECPDGSRIAGGADGEIYRLDDSPAGGKLWLKLPIRTLIRKMVWFGGSLFVLTVRGLYIYDGRTLASKPEFEGTEIWDCVESDPRTLWFAAGDKGAWVLRDGAWTRHAPAMMAGGRIFDVDRGPDGRIYCASDIGLFRFDGRAWSRFDTRTGLASEVIYHLGFDVAGRLWVGTDLGLNLLSNDKVLFHFDFRDGLADNECNGNGFLSDLRGNVWFCTMGGISTIDPRRIAMNRHPPRLCLADVEVNGASLRRFFSDRDATPPRPEEFDNDRNSLKFRFDGLSYASGERLRYHYILDGYDTAWTGPTTERVASYPRLPPGSYTFRVRCLNSDGTASGIVSFPFAIRPSIWQRTWVRVLIGCLALGTVFLLFHFRLRAVRRQKERLEELVALRTSELADANRELVQLSITDPLTGLFNRRFFQRKVQEDVALSLRQWRHKMESSGLCPDLGFFMIDIDHFKRLNDNLGHEAGDEVLRQISQRFRETVRISDTLVRWGGEEFLLLSKENTPSQAATLAERLREVVGTAPFVTDGKPVSLTVSIGFCTFPFLAADPLAFGWEAVVQVADQLLYRAKRHGRNRWYGIRSNRPSLTPGQAVLVRENIDQAAQAGLVTLLERDPSERVSEESSSSP, encoded by the coding sequence GTGAGGGGACCGGCGGCGGCGACCGCACCTCAGCGGCAACGGCGGCTCATCGCGGCGGCGCTGGGGCTCGTGCTCCTGGCCGCCGTCGGGGCCCTCCCGGCCCAGACGCCGTACACCCGGACCTTCTCGACCCGGGAGGGCCTGATCCAGTACTCCGCGTCCATCATCGTGCAGGACGAGCGGGGCTACCTCTGGTTCGGCACGGAGTCGGGCCTCTCCCGCTTCAACGGCAGCAGCTTCCACAATTTTTCCTACCGGAACGGTTTCGTGAACGCCCCCGTGATCAGCCTCCTGGCGGCGGGGCCCGACGTTTACGCGGTCTCCACCACGGGGGACGTCTTCAGGGCGGACTTCGACGTGATGCGGAAACTCCCCGTCCAGGGCAAGGTCCTGTACCTGTTCAAGGACACCCACGAAGCCGTCTGGCTGCTCGCCACCGACCGCATCGCCCGCCTCGACGGGTCGAAGAGCTTCCCCCGCCCCGCACTGGGACGCGAGGTGGGAGAGAGTGAGCCGCAGAGCGTCAAGTTCCAGGAAACCCTCTTCCTCTCCATCGGGGAGAACCTCTACATCTTCGACGGGGACCGCGGCCTGGTGCCCTATTTCCGTTTCCCCACCCGGGTCATGGACCTCCTGGCGCTGCCGGACGGCCGGCTGGGGGTGGTCCTGGAGCACAGCTGCGAGGCGCTCGAGCCCATCGGGACCACCGTCACCTTCTACAAGCCCGAGGAAGGCACCCGCCTGACCTGCGGGTCCACCGACGGCGAATCCGTCTGCCTGGCCACCGACCGCGGGCGGCTGGTCATCCTGCGGGAGGGGAAGGTCCGGGCCCTCTCCTCCGGGCTGCCCGACAACTCGGTGATGGACGTGCTCTACGATTACGAGGGAAACCTGTGGGCCGGGCTGGACAGCGGGGGCGTCCTGCTGCTGCCCCGGACCAAGTTCCTCTCCTTCACCGCCCGGGACGGGGTGGGCACCGGCGACGTGTTCTTCGTCTCCGTCGACCGCGGCCGGGGAGGGATCTGGGCCGGGACCCGCAACGGCGGGATCTGTCACATCGACGACGCCTACGCGGTCCACCCGTGGACGGAGGCCAGGGGGTTGCCCTCCAACAAGGTCCGCGGGTTTTACATGACCGCGTCCAACGACCTCCTCGTGGGGACCGTGAACGGGATCGGCATCATCCGCCCCGACGACACCCTTCGACGGCTGCCGTTCTCCGAGGGCAAGACCTTCCGCGCCTTCGCGGAGTGCCCCGACGGCTCCCGGATCGCCGGGGGCGCCGACGGCGAGATCTACCGCCTGGACGACTCCCCGGCCGGCGGAAAGCTCTGGCTGAAACTGCCCATCCGAACCCTCATCCGCAAGATGGTCTGGTTCGGGGGGAGCCTGTTCGTGCTGACGGTGCGCGGGCTGTACATCTACGACGGACGGACGCTCGCGTCGAAACCCGAGTTCGAGGGCACCGAGATCTGGGACTGCGTCGAGTCCGACCCGCGGACCCTGTGGTTCGCCGCCGGCGACAAGGGGGCCTGGGTGCTCCGGGACGGCGCCTGGACGCGCCACGCGCCGGCGATGATGGCCGGCGGCCGGATCTTCGACGTCGACCGGGGCCCCGACGGCCGGATCTACTGCGCCTCGGACATCGGTCTCTTCCGTTTCGACGGCCGCGCATGGTCCCGGTTCGACACCCGCACCGGGCTGGCCTCCGAGGTCATCTACCACCTGGGCTTCGACGTCGCCGGCCGTCTGTGGGTGGGGACGGACCTGGGGCTCAACCTCCTGTCGAACGACAAGGTCCTGTTCCATTTCGATTTTCGTGACGGCCTCGCCGACAACGAGTGCAACGGGAACGGCTTCCTGTCGGACCTGAGGGGGAACGTCTGGTTCTGCACCATGGGCGGGATCTCCACCATCGACCCCCGGCGGATCGCCATGAACCGGCACCCTCCCCGCCTCTGCCTGGCCGACGTGGAGGTCAACGGGGCCTCGCTCCGGCGCTTCTTCTCCGACCGGGACGCCACCCCCCCCCGGCCGGAAGAATTCGACAACGACCGGAACTCCCTGAAATTCCGGTTCGACGGCCTCAGTTACGCCAGCGGGGAGCGCCTGCGCTACCACTACATCCTGGATGGCTACGACACGGCCTGGACCGGCCCCACCACCGAGCGGGTGGCTTCCTACCCGCGCCTCCCCCCCGGCAGCTACACGTTCCGGGTGAGGTGCCTCAACAGCGACGGCACCGCGTCCGGGATCGTGTCGTTCCCCTTCGCCATCCGGCCGTCCATCTGGCAGCGGACCTGGGTCCGCGTCCTGATCGGCTGCCTGGCGCTCGGGACCGTCTTTCTCCTCTTCCACTTCCGTCTGCGTGCGGTCCGGAGGCAGAAAGAGAGGCTCGAGGAACTGGTGGCCCTGCGCACCAGCGAGCTGGCCGACGCCAACCGGGAGCTGGTGCAGTTGTCCATCACCGACCCGCTCACGGGCCTGTTCAACCGCCGGTTCTTCCAGCGGAAGGTGCAGGAGGACGTGGCCCTCTCCCTCCGCCAGTGGCGGCACAAGATGGAATCCTCCGGGCTCTGCCCGGACCTCGGTTTCTTCATGATCGACATCGACCACTTCAAGCGGCTCAACGACAACCTGGGCCACGAGGCCGGCGACGAGGTCCTCCGCCAGATCAGCCAGCGCTTCCGGGAGACGGTCCGGATCAGCGACACCCTGGTGCGTTGGGGGGGCGAGGAGTTCCTCCTCCTCTCGAAGGAGAACACCCCCTCCCAGGCGGCCACCCTGGCCGAGCGACTCCGGGAGGTGGTGGGGACCGCCCCCTTTGTCACCGACGGGAAGCCCGTCAGCTTGACGGTCTCCATCGGCTTCTGCACCTTCCCCTTCCTCGCCGCCGACCCGCTGGCCTTCGGATGGGAAGCGGTGGTCCAGGTGGCGGACCAGCTCCTCTACCGCGCCAAGCGCCACGGGCGAAACCGGTGGTACGGGATTCGCTCCAACCGCCCCTCGCTGACCCCCGGCCAGGCCGTCCTCGTCCGGGAGAACATCGACCAGGCCGCGCAGGCGGGCCTGGTGACCCTCCTGGAAAGGGACCCGTCGGAACGTGTCTCTGAAGAAAGTTCTTCGTCGCCATGA
- a CDS encoding radical SAM protein — protein MRIQTLSIIAGSEACNARCPFCISRMTPPHGVELREPEVNWRNFDLACRLAARCGVTTAMITGKGEPTLYPNQITRFLGALAPHGFPFVELQTNGILFSERKRDYRPILEEWYRLGLTTLALSIVDHRPEKNHAIYTPHRQSYIDLPELIGRLHGIGFSIRLAAVLLDGFIDSPAELWSLVEFASDLGVEQLTVRPVNRPVHAADPDVAAWTDAHRLPPERLEMIRQWLDSAGALVMTLVHGGLVYDVEGQNVCLTDSLTLAPSTEDVRQLIFFPDGHLRYDWQRKGAILL, from the coding sequence ATGCGCATCCAGACCCTGAGCATCATCGCGGGGAGCGAGGCGTGCAACGCGCGCTGCCCCTTCTGCATCTCCCGGATGACCCCGCCCCACGGGGTCGAACTCCGCGAGCCCGAGGTGAACTGGCGCAACTTCGACCTGGCCTGCCGCCTGGCCGCGCGCTGCGGCGTCACCACCGCCATGATCACCGGCAAGGGCGAGCCCACCCTCTACCCCAACCAGATCACCCGGTTCCTCGGGGCCCTCGCCCCCCACGGCTTCCCCTTCGTGGAACTCCAGACCAACGGCATCCTCTTCTCCGAGCGAAAGCGGGACTACCGCCCCATCCTGGAGGAGTGGTACCGGCTCGGGCTGACCACCCTCGCCCTCTCCATCGTGGACCACCGCCCGGAGAAGAACCACGCCATCTACACCCCCCACCGGCAGTCCTACATCGACCTGCCGGAACTCATCGGGCGGCTGCACGGGATCGGCTTCTCCATCCGCCTCGCGGCGGTCCTCCTCGACGGGTTCATCGACAGCCCCGCCGAGCTGTGGTCCCTGGTCGAGTTCGCCTCCGACCTCGGCGTGGAGCAGCTCACCGTGCGGCCCGTCAACCGGCCGGTCCACGCCGCTGACCCCGACGTCGCGGCCTGGACCGACGCCCACCGGCTGCCGCCGGAACGGCTGGAGATGATCCGCCAGTGGCTGGACAGCGCGGGCGCCCTGGTGATGACGCTGGTCCACGGCGGGCTGGTCTACGACGTGGAGGGGCAGAACGTGTGCCTGACCGACTCGCTGACCCTGGCGCCCTCCACGGAGGACGTCCGCCAGCTCATCTTCTTCCCGGACGGCCACCTGCGTTACGACTGGCAGCGAAAGGGGGCGATCCTGCTGTGA
- a CDS encoding VWA domain-containing protein, translating to MRRIGTLLVLAAAAACFAAADAGVLIPSSVKATPDPAILSVEEFDVRIRVDHHLAKVNLVQVYANHTDKILEGTYLFSFHPDASVSDFAIWDGMTRIPGIILEKRRAAEIYQDLASQAIDPGLVQSGGSDEPSDIGSTGFRVKVAPIPPWGFKRVELEYQQALRTAGGSISLVLPLQSRVWGALTVRKLTVTVRIEEDGPLNDLRVGSAAYPFQVTTEGGATVGRFTGENVKLSEDLKIAWTVETGQPRSTFLACRGEEGPEPPSIERPLNLPPDRDGYFFLEHLLPKTAGKRAPVSLVLVVDTSLSMWWGKLGAVDACLSTVTEALTPEDRFNLVLANDKATPVFPSPVPATPENVKKALDAFGAAFLSGGTDPVPALRDGLKQLDNAPHKDRYLVLLGDWVPTVGNLTNARVLQAVDPLLAGRSVRICSLLVGDDANRALAQQLALRTSGEVFFFGERIDIDEEIKLFASHLGNSPYTGLALDADPAFFNRVYPVKAPAVFAEASTTWVGRYAKPGKTALRVKGRRPSGEAYAETAAVTLPEEDRAHPMVPRLWARARIDYLLDLIAEKGEDRDLINEIIALAKKYKFVTPYTSFLAAPRALLRPRVIQPMDPVVRIKADPNVVSASVVLPWGESIRMRYLPREGIWQARFFVPPNALDGDHRCYVMLRDQDGLLYREEKSFTIDSRAPSATWVNPVRTCRAGGSFALLVDAPQDTRYLTASLEGLTRSRLAWDPRVKLNTGRLTVPAGAPPGECRLSVIAEDRAHNLFRRDYTVRILP from the coding sequence ATGAGGCGAATCGGCACCCTTCTCGTCCTGGCCGCCGCCGCGGCCTGTTTCGCCGCCGCCGACGCGGGGGTCCTCATCCCCTCGTCCGTCAAGGCCACCCCGGACCCGGCCATCCTCAGCGTCGAGGAATTCGACGTCCGCATCCGGGTGGACCACCACCTGGCGAAGGTGAACCTTGTCCAGGTCTACGCCAACCACACCGACAAGATCCTGGAAGGGACCTACCTCTTCTCCTTCCACCCGGACGCCTCCGTCAGCGACTTCGCCATCTGGGACGGCATGACGCGCATCCCGGGGATCATCCTGGAAAAGCGGCGGGCGGCGGAGATTTACCAGGACCTCGCCTCCCAGGCCATCGACCCCGGCCTGGTGCAGTCGGGGGGGAGTGACGAGCCCTCCGACATCGGCTCCACCGGGTTCCGCGTCAAGGTGGCCCCGATCCCGCCCTGGGGGTTCAAGCGGGTGGAACTGGAATACCAGCAGGCCCTGCGGACGGCCGGCGGGTCGATTTCGCTGGTCCTTCCCCTCCAGAGCCGGGTGTGGGGCGCCCTGACCGTCCGGAAGCTGACGGTGACGGTGCGGATCGAGGAGGACGGCCCGCTGAACGACCTCCGGGTCGGCTCCGCCGCCTACCCCTTCCAGGTGACCACGGAGGGCGGAGCCACGGTCGGCCGCTTCACGGGCGAGAACGTCAAGCTCTCCGAGGACCTGAAAATCGCCTGGACGGTGGAGACCGGGCAACCCCGGTCCACCTTCCTGGCCTGCCGGGGTGAGGAGGGGCCGGAACCGCCCTCCATCGAGCGGCCCCTGAACCTCCCCCCCGACCGGGACGGCTACTTCTTCCTCGAGCACCTCCTCCCGAAGACCGCCGGGAAACGGGCGCCCGTCTCCCTCGTCCTGGTGGTGGACACCTCCCTCTCCATGTGGTGGGGCAAGCTCGGCGCCGTCGACGCCTGCCTGTCCACCGTCACCGAGGCCCTCACACCCGAGGACCGCTTCAACCTGGTGCTGGCCAACGACAAGGCGACGCCCGTCTTCCCCTCCCCCGTCCCCGCCACGCCCGAGAACGTCAAGAAGGCCCTGGACGCCTTCGGCGCCGCCTTCCTCTCCGGCGGCACCGACCCCGTCCCCGCCCTGCGGGACGGGCTCAAGCAGCTGGACAACGCGCCCCACAAGGACCGCTACCTGGTTCTCCTGGGCGACTGGGTGCCCACGGTGGGGAACCTCACCAACGCCCGGGTCCTCCAGGCCGTGGATCCCCTTCTCGCGGGCCGGTCGGTCCGCATCTGCAGCCTCCTGGTCGGGGACGACGCCAACCGCGCCCTGGCGCAGCAACTGGCGCTCAGGACGAGCGGCGAGGTCTTCTTCTTCGGCGAGCGCATCGACATCGACGAGGAGATCAAGCTCTTCGCCTCCCACCTCGGGAACAGCCCCTACACCGGCCTGGCCCTGGATGCCGACCCGGCCTTCTTCAACCGCGTCTACCCGGTGAAGGCGCCCGCCGTCTTCGCCGAGGCCTCCACCACCTGGGTCGGGCGTTATGCCAAACCCGGGAAGACCGCCCTCCGCGTGAAGGGCCGACGGCCCTCCGGGGAGGCCTACGCCGAAACCGCCGCCGTGACCCTGCCGGAGGAGGACCGGGCCCACCCCATGGTCCCCCGTCTCTGGGCGCGGGCGCGCATCGACTACCTCCTGGACCTCATCGCCGAGAAGGGGGAGGACCGCGACCTCATCAACGAGATCATCGCCCTGGCCAAGAAGTACAAGTTCGTGACCCCCTACACCTCCTTTCTGGCCGCCCCCCGGGCGCTCCTGCGGCCCCGCGTCATCCAGCCCATGGACCCGGTGGTGCGCATCAAGGCCGACCCGAACGTGGTCTCCGCCTCGGTGGTGTTGCCGTGGGGCGAAAGCATCCGAATGCGCTACCTCCCCCGGGAGGGGATCTGGCAGGCCCGCTTCTTCGTCCCCCCCAACGCCCTGGACGGCGACCACCGCTGCTACGTCATGCTCCGGGACCAGGACGGCCTCCTCTACCGCGAGGAGAAGTCCTTCACCATCGACAGCCGGGCCCCCTCGGCCACCTGGGTCAACCCCGTCCGCACCTGCCGCGCGGGCGGCTCCTTCGCCCTCCTGGTGGACGCGCCCCAGGACACCCGCTACCTGACCGCCAGCCTCGAGGGCCTGACCCGGTCGCGCCTGGCCTGGGACCCCCGCGTCAAGCTGAACACCGGCCGCCTGACGGTCCCGGCGGGAGCGCCGCCCGGTGAGTGCCGGCTGTCCGTGATCGCCGAGGACCGCGCCCACAATCTCTTTCGTCGGGATTACACGGTGAGGATACTGCCATGA
- a CDS encoding N(G),N(G)-dimethylarginine dimethylaminohydrolase, translating to MFNNAIVRPPAPGFADGLTTAGLGAPDIEKALEQHARYSEALERCGLTLTRLEPDPRHPDATFVEDTAVLVPGCAIFTRPGAPSREGEVEGIRPAVERFFTRSRAITAPGAVDGGDVCEAGRHVLIGISARTNAEGARQLAGFLAEEGYTSATVDIRGVRGILHLKSGLSWLGDNRLVVIDDLADHPELRRFERVRPVPAESYAANCLRVNDQVLVASGYPRLRDALQGLGCSVIELDMSEYRKMDGGLSCLSLRF from the coding sequence ATGTTCAACAACGCCATTGTCCGCCCCCCGGCGCCCGGTTTCGCCGACGGTCTCACCACCGCCGGGCTCGGCGCACCCGACATCGAGAAGGCCCTGGAACAGCACGCCCGCTACAGTGAGGCCCTCGAGCGGTGCGGACTGACCCTGACCCGGCTGGAACCCGACCCCCGCCACCCCGATGCCACTTTCGTCGAGGACACGGCTGTCCTCGTCCCGGGCTGCGCCATCTTCACGCGCCCCGGCGCCCCCAGCCGGGAGGGCGAAGTCGAGGGGATCCGGCCGGCGGTCGAGCGCTTCTTCACCCGGTCCCGCGCGATCACCGCCCCCGGCGCCGTGGACGGCGGCGACGTTTGCGAGGCGGGACGGCACGTCCTCATCGGAATCTCGGCCCGGACGAACGCCGAGGGGGCCCGGCAGCTGGCCGGCTTCCTGGCGGAGGAGGGCTACACCTCGGCCACCGTGGACATCCGGGGCGTCCGGGGGATCCTGCACCTCAAGAGCGGCCTGTCCTGGCTGGGCGACAACCGCCTGGTGGTGATCGACGACCTGGCGGATCACCCCGAACTGCGGCGCTTCGAGCGGGTGCGTCCCGTCCCCGCGGAAAGCTACGCCGCCAACTGCCTGCGGGTCAACGATCAGGTGTTGGTGGCGTCCGGGTACCCGCGCCTGAGGGACGCCCTTCAAGGCCTGGGCTGCAGCGTGATCGAACTGGACATGTCCGAGTACCGGAAGATGGACGGCGGGCTGAGCTGCCTGTCGCTGCGGTTCTGA